A genomic window from Trueperella bialowiezensis includes:
- a CDS encoding ABC transporter ATP-binding protein: MPTGLSISDLRVPGRFAGSLHVSAGQVLAVVGASGSGKTTLVEAIAGLIPARGSISWNGHDISHLPPQERPTGLVSQTPVVFPAMTVAANVGFGLDDADMADHVRTARIDIALADMRITGLAARSANTLSGGQAQRTALARTLARRPQILLLDEPLAHVDSHLRPDLQEVLVGYTREHAAATIYVTHDVDEAFHVGDKIAILYRGRLLQVATPAQLYRQPSSRHVAHMLGITNIFSCYVRDSDGSGRVSVLVGEHNIHARGSAQRGQALVSFAPEAVRISPRGQIPGHVLHARFVRSHMWYNVETDVGTVHVQTDTSCELPAGSEVRLDITDAWIIPDDVVAPANSRRDDPDGPRG; the protein is encoded by the coding sequence ATGCCAACCGGGCTTAGTATCTCGGACTTGCGGGTACCGGGCAGGTTCGCAGGCAGCCTGCATGTCAGTGCCGGGCAGGTGCTCGCCGTCGTTGGGGCTTCAGGAAGCGGGAAAACCACGCTCGTCGAAGCCATCGCCGGTCTCATCCCGGCTCGTGGCTCAATTTCGTGGAATGGACACGACATCTCCCATCTGCCTCCGCAAGAGCGGCCGACGGGACTGGTTTCGCAAACCCCGGTGGTCTTTCCCGCAATGACAGTGGCTGCCAACGTGGGTTTTGGTCTCGACGACGCCGATATGGCCGACCACGTCCGTACAGCCCGGATCGACATCGCGCTCGCAGACATGCGAATCACCGGGCTTGCGGCGCGCTCGGCAAACACCCTGTCTGGTGGCCAAGCCCAACGCACAGCCCTCGCGCGCACGCTCGCCCGCCGCCCACAGATCCTCCTCCTTGACGAACCGCTCGCCCACGTTGACTCCCACCTCCGCCCCGATCTACAAGAAGTACTCGTGGGTTACACGCGGGAGCACGCCGCAGCCACGATCTACGTGACCCACGACGTCGACGAGGCCTTCCACGTGGGCGATAAAATCGCGATCCTGTATCGCGGACGCCTACTGCAAGTGGCCACGCCAGCGCAGCTGTACCGGCAGCCGTCCTCACGCCATGTTGCTCACATGCTCGGAATCACGAACATTTTTTCATGCTATGTGCGTGACTCGGACGGTTCCGGGCGGGTATCGGTGCTCGTTGGCGAGCACAACATTCACGCCCGCGGATCTGCTCAGCGCGGCCAGGCGCTCGTGAGCTTCGCACCGGAAGCCGTGCGGATAAGTCCGCGCGGGCAGATTCCGGGGCATGTGTTACACGCAAGATTCGTCCGCTCGCACATGTGGTACAACGTTGAAACGGACGTCGGAACAGTTCACGTGCAAACAGACACCTCCTGCGAACTTCCCGCTGGCAGCGAAGTCCGCCTCGACATCACGGACGCGTGGATCATTCCCGACGACGTCGTCGCACCAGCGAACTCCCGCCGCGATGACCCGGATGGTCCGCGCGGCTAA
- a CDS encoding sensor histidine kinase: MVVAFTCLTLVCGALAIACVYLWRERRRARATAPAPAETQPLAIISHELRTPLALIRGAGELLAEESPGKLNRQQREFVSTIVTNSQLAIDIAENLVSDLRLSTTHIAVSRVDVRQIIARAVRDMRRFTDVNIEVDAPGGLLPIYADPQLIHQLVWNLVNNAVRHAGPDARIRVRVANGEAGGLHLRISDDGRGMSTEELEQLFVPFVSGSARRPGAGIGMMISKRIVDAHSGQIIVDSEIGRGTTIHVVLPHAPSERTLLDSGHG, encoded by the coding sequence ATGGTTGTTGCGTTCACGTGCCTCACCCTCGTGTGTGGGGCGCTTGCGATCGCGTGCGTGTACCTGTGGCGGGAACGACGCCGCGCCCGGGCCACTGCTCCTGCGCCGGCGGAGACCCAGCCTCTTGCCATTATTTCGCACGAGCTACGCACCCCACTCGCGCTCATTCGCGGAGCCGGCGAACTGCTGGCTGAAGAAAGCCCCGGCAAGCTCAATCGCCAACAACGCGAATTCGTCTCCACTATCGTCACCAACAGCCAGCTCGCTATCGATATTGCCGAAAACCTCGTGTCCGACCTACGCCTGTCCACCACGCACATCGCGGTATCGCGGGTGGACGTGCGTCAAATTATCGCCCGAGCAGTTCGCGACATGCGCCGATTTACTGACGTCAACATTGAAGTCGACGCGCCCGGCGGCCTCCTACCGATCTATGCCGATCCACAACTCATCCACCAACTGGTGTGGAATCTTGTCAACAACGCGGTTCGCCACGCCGGGCCGGATGCGCGAATCCGGGTGCGGGTAGCTAACGGCGAGGCCGGCGGCCTCCACTTGCGTATTTCCGACGACGGGCGGGGCATGAGCACCGAGGAGCTCGAGCAGCTTTTCGTCCCGTTCGTGTCCGGGTCCGCGCGGCGCCCGGGCGCGGGAATCGGCATGATGATCTCCAAACGCATCGTCGACGCCCACAGCGGGCAGATCATCGTCGACTCCGAAATTGGACGCGGCACCACGATCCACGTCGTCCTGCCCCACGCGCCTTCCGAACGCACATTGCTAGACTCTGGCCATGGCTAA
- a CDS encoding response regulator transcription factor, translating to MAKPLALVVDDEEQMLAIVTFALNTQGFDTRTAGDVAQAWNLLSTTKFDLVVLDIMLPHGSGLDLTRRIRARSAHPPIMLLTALDAEHNRIAGLEAGADDYVTKPFSPRELALRAEAIYRRTATNEPPKHSFGQLVATDQGVYCGADLLPLTAREADLLTVLIRYAPKPVSRTRLLNEVWGTTSLSGGADMIKTTIYRLRRKLDHHCVDDVAIATVPSGYQLVGAQLSTD from the coding sequence ATGGCTAAGCCGCTCGCGCTCGTCGTCGACGACGAGGAACAGATGCTGGCAATCGTCACCTTCGCACTGAATACGCAAGGATTCGACACTCGCACCGCAGGAGACGTTGCCCAGGCATGGAACCTGCTGAGCACCACGAAATTCGACCTCGTGGTGCTTGACATCATGCTCCCCCACGGCTCCGGACTCGATCTCACGCGTCGAATCCGAGCCCGATCTGCACATCCGCCGATTATGTTGCTCACGGCTCTCGACGCCGAACACAACCGGATCGCCGGCCTCGAAGCAGGTGCGGACGACTACGTGACCAAACCGTTTTCCCCGCGCGAACTGGCGTTACGCGCTGAAGCGATCTACCGGCGCACGGCCACCAACGAACCGCCCAAACATTCTTTCGGCCAGCTCGTAGCCACTGATCAGGGCGTGTATTGCGGTGCGGACCTACTTCCGCTCACCGCACGCGAAGCCGACCTGCTCACCGTCCTCATCCGCTACGCACCCAAACCGGTGTCGCGAACCCGACTACTCAACGAAGTGTGGGGCACGACGTCACTTTCCGGCGGCGCTGACATGATCAAAACAACGATCTATCGGCTGCGGCGCAAACTAGACCACCACTGCGTGGACGACGTCGCGATCGCCACAGTTCCAAGCGGCTACCAACTAGTCGGCGCGCAACTTTCCACTGATTAA
- a CDS encoding MFS transporter, which translates to MAHTEGGSDRHAKSKWGVLAAPPPAPRLPKEKIDSTFRRYRASSFLGIFIGYAGFYLIRNNVSLVSGILKEYDIMNTVGIGIVANAVLFSYGLSKFFMAMLSDRANARFFLPIGLALSGLINILIGTVPALSATVGIFATVMFINGWVQGMGWPPSGRTLVQWFSTNERGTMTAIWNTAHNVGGAGVGAAAAYALHHWAASPADWTPAFWFPGAIAIVVAFIAFLLMRDNPEAMGLPPVEEWRNDPAKVEGSVEEAQGSWWHIVRTHVLTNPVIILLAVANVFVYTLRYGVLNWIPVYLTDEVGAANITSGLAGFAIYELAGIVGTLLCGWVSDKIFKGWRSGAGILFLVLTGVAIVIYWQLPQDAPLWMYYTLIGVIGGLIYGPVMLIGLQAIDLSPKYVAGTAAGFTGLFGYLLGASLASTGVGVLIHNYGWDVTYIALSVVVILAVVLMIIVGRYERRLMDDHKMRTS; encoded by the coding sequence ATGGCACACACCGAGGGCGGCTCGGACCGCCACGCAAAATCCAAATGGGGCGTTTTAGCAGCCCCACCACCGGCTCCGCGCCTACCTAAAGAAAAAATCGATTCCACCTTCCGCCGATACCGAGCATCAAGCTTCCTGGGCATCTTCATCGGTTACGCGGGCTTCTACCTGATCCGCAACAACGTATCGCTGGTATCAGGAATCCTCAAAGAATACGACATCATGAACACCGTAGGCATCGGCATCGTGGCCAACGCCGTGCTGTTTTCCTACGGGCTATCCAAATTCTTCATGGCGATGCTGTCCGACCGAGCCAACGCACGCTTCTTCCTGCCGATCGGCCTCGCGCTATCCGGCCTCATTAACATCCTCATCGGAACGGTACCCGCACTCAGCGCAACAGTCGGTATCTTTGCGACGGTGATGTTCATCAACGGCTGGGTGCAAGGCATGGGCTGGCCGCCAAGCGGGCGCACCCTCGTCCAATGGTTCTCAACCAACGAACGCGGCACAATGACCGCCATCTGGAACACGGCACACAACGTCGGCGGCGCTGGCGTTGGTGCAGCCGCCGCATACGCATTACACCACTGGGCGGCCTCGCCCGCCGACTGGACTCCAGCCTTCTGGTTCCCCGGCGCGATCGCGATCGTCGTCGCGTTCATCGCCTTCCTCCTCATGCGCGACAACCCGGAAGCCATGGGTCTGCCACCCGTCGAAGAATGGCGTAACGACCCGGCCAAGGTTGAAGGCAGCGTTGAAGAAGCTCAGGGCTCGTGGTGGCACATCGTGCGCACGCACGTGCTCACCAACCCGGTCATCATCCTGCTAGCGGTAGCCAACGTGTTCGTCTACACCCTGCGCTACGGCGTACTTAACTGGATCCCGGTCTACCTGACCGACGAAGTGGGAGCCGCGAACATTACCTCCGGCCTCGCGGGCTTCGCCATCTACGAGCTCGCAGGCATTGTCGGCACGCTCCTGTGCGGTTGGGTCTCGGACAAGATCTTCAAGGGCTGGCGCTCCGGCGCTGGTATCCTCTTCCTCGTCCTCACCGGGGTGGCCATCGTCATCTACTGGCAGCTCCCCCAGGACGCTCCGCTATGGATGTACTACACGCTGATCGGCGTGATCGGCGGCCTCATCTACGGCCCGGTCATGCTTATCGGCCTGCAGGCCATCGACCTGTCACCTAAGTATGTGGCGGGCACGGCCGCCGGGTTCACCGGTCTGTTCGGCTACCTGCTCGGCGCCTCGCTCGCCTCGACCGGTGTTGGTGTGCTTATCCACAACTACGGTTGGGACGTCACCTACATTGCGCTCAGCGTGGTCGTCATCCTCGCTGTGGTGCTCATGATCATCGTAGGCCGCTATGAACGCCGCCTCATGGACGATCACAAGATGCGCACCAGCTAA
- the guaB gene encoding IMP dehydrogenase: MSADPFGLIGLTYDDVLLLPGATDVVPSEVDTTSHLTRNIRVKVPLLSAAMDTVTESRMAIAMARQGGFGVLHRNLSIADQAHQVRVVKRSESGMASDPVTISPDATVRQWDELCGQYKISGLPVVDADSKLLGIITNRDMVFIPESQWDTMKVSEAMTPMPLVTGGTHTTREEAAELLRKNKIEKLPLIDDDGRLTGLITVKDFTKSEKYPNATKDADGRLRVGAAIGYWGDAWERAVELAQAGVDALVVDTANGEAKLALDMIARIKSDSRFAGIDVIGGNIATREGAQALIDAGVDAVKVGVGPGSICTTRVVAGVGVPQVTAIQLASEACKPAGVPLIADGGLQYSGDIGKALAAGASTVMLGSLLAGCEESPGELVFVNGKQFKAYRGMGSLGAMSSRGRVSYSKDRYFQADVASDDKIIPEGIEGQVPYRGPLGSVIYQLVGGLHQTMFYTGARTIPELMERAKFVRITSAGLRESHPHDIQMTAEAPNYSSQQK; the protein is encoded by the coding sequence GTGAGTGCAGATCCCTTTGGCCTTATCGGCTTGACTTATGATGACGTTCTTCTTCTTCCCGGGGCCACGGATGTTGTGCCCTCTGAGGTTGATACCACTTCCCACCTGACTCGCAATATTCGGGTGAAGGTTCCGCTGCTGTCGGCTGCGATGGATACTGTGACTGAATCGCGGATGGCGATTGCGATGGCACGGCAGGGCGGATTTGGTGTGTTGCATCGCAATCTTTCGATTGCTGATCAGGCTCATCAGGTGCGGGTGGTGAAGCGTTCGGAGTCGGGGATGGCCTCAGATCCGGTGACGATTTCGCCGGATGCTACGGTCCGTCAGTGGGACGAGCTGTGTGGCCAGTACAAGATTTCTGGCCTGCCGGTGGTTGACGCGGACTCTAAGCTGCTCGGTATCATCACGAATCGTGACATGGTGTTCATCCCTGAGTCGCAGTGGGACACGATGAAGGTCTCCGAGGCGATGACTCCGATGCCTCTTGTCACTGGGGGCACGCACACGACGCGCGAAGAAGCAGCTGAACTTTTGCGCAAGAATAAGATTGAAAAGCTGCCGTTGATCGACGACGACGGCCGGCTCACCGGTTTGATCACGGTCAAGGATTTCACCAAGTCGGAAAAGTATCCGAACGCCACGAAAGACGCCGATGGCAGGCTTCGTGTCGGTGCGGCGATTGGCTACTGGGGAGATGCGTGGGAGCGCGCAGTTGAACTCGCGCAGGCTGGCGTTGACGCGCTGGTGGTGGACACCGCAAATGGTGAGGCCAAGCTGGCATTAGACATGATTGCGCGCATCAAGTCCGATTCGCGTTTTGCTGGCATTGACGTGATCGGCGGCAATATTGCTACCCGTGAGGGCGCGCAGGCGCTTATTGATGCGGGTGTGGACGCGGTGAAAGTCGGGGTTGGCCCAGGTTCGATTTGTACCACGCGTGTGGTGGCAGGCGTGGGCGTGCCGCAGGTGACGGCGATCCAACTCGCGTCTGAGGCGTGCAAGCCTGCTGGTGTACCTCTGATTGCCGACGGCGGGCTGCAGTACTCGGGTGATATCGGTAAGGCACTGGCAGCTGGCGCGTCCACTGTGATGCTCGGATCGCTGTTGGCTGGCTGTGAGGAATCGCCCGGCGAGCTCGTATTCGTGAACGGTAAGCAGTTCAAGGCATATCGCGGGATGGGCTCGCTTGGTGCGATGAGCTCGCGTGGGCGCGTGTCGTATTCGAAGGATCGTTACTTCCAAGCCGACGTGGCTTCTGATGACAAGATTATTCCGGAGGGGATCGAGGGCCAGGTGCCCTATCGCGGTCCGCTTGGCTCGGTGATCTACCAGCTGGTTGGGGGTCTGCATCAGACGATGTTCTACACGGGTGCGCGTACGATCCCAGAGCTGATGGAGCGTGCCAAGTTCGTTCGGATCACGTCTGCGGGCCTGCGTGAATCGCACCCGCATGACATTCAGATGACTGCCGAGGCGCCGAACTACTCCTCCCAGCAAAAGTAG
- a CDS encoding WhiB family transcriptional regulator, whose translation MVARIRDVQGALVDFWDWQSLGSCNTMDPEFFFHPEGERGGPRRRRIERAKRICQSCPVIDDCREYALDHREPYGVWGGMSEEERSRENNRRRRSRAS comes from the coding sequence GTGGTAGCTCGCATCAGGGACGTGCAGGGCGCGCTCGTGGATTTTTGGGACTGGCAGTCGTTGGGATCGTGCAACACGATGGACCCCGAATTCTTCTTCCATCCGGAAGGTGAAAGGGGCGGGCCGCGGCGGCGCAGGATTGAACGAGCTAAGCGGATATGCCAATCATGCCCGGTCATTGACGACTGCCGCGAGTACGCGCTCGATCACCGTGAACCTTACGGCGTGTGGGGCGGTATGAGCGAAGAAGAGCGCAGCCGCGAAAATAACCGGCGGCGTCGTTCACGCGCAAGCTAG
- the groES gene encoding co-chaperone GroES produces the protein MSVSIKPLDDRIVIQQVAAEETTASGLVLPDTAQEKPQEGTVVAVGPGRVDDNGNRVPVDVAVGDTVIYSKYGGTEVKYGDDEYIILSQRDVLAVVTR, from the coding sequence ATGTCGGTCTCCATTAAGCCGCTCGATGACCGTATCGTCATCCAGCAGGTTGCAGCTGAAGAAACCACCGCATCCGGACTCGTTTTACCGGACACCGCCCAGGAAAAGCCGCAGGAGGGCACTGTTGTCGCAGTTGGCCCCGGCCGCGTTGACGACAACGGCAACCGCGTGCCCGTGGACGTTGCCGTAGGTGATACGGTGATCTACTCCAAGTACGGAGGCACGGAAGTCAAGTATGGCGACGACGAATACATTATTCTCAGCCAGCGTGACGTGCTCGCAGTTGTAACTCGCTAA
- a CDS encoding class I SAM-dependent methyltransferase, whose amino-acid sequence MSLSELLTVDGLELLDSLPPYNPANVMALSEQLQREGYAPGLVAEALTQSRLRERAADKFGPFAQRMVFTKDGLEQATRLSVGAFHAQRFLETGATHVIDFGAGLGADSMAFAGLGLRVTAIEMDDVAAAAATHNLRPFPEVEVIHADGFSVDLAALDADAIWIDPARRLNGRRLKNPADWMPSLHDAVALARHFPAAGIKVGPGIDYAQLPEDALVEWISAGGDLVEAVIWLGSCAPEPGRHALAVGATSGAARWDSGVSDPRLPATQVIPDALGLVIYEPDPAIIRSGSIATLCEKYGISPVADGIAYLTGNEIIDSPFLTNFTVATTLPLEPKPIRRALRELGVGRVEIKKRGTDLDPEKFRKKLKLDPKLPGEMTLIATPTISGKHRAILCERA is encoded by the coding sequence GTGTCTTTATCCGAACTCTTGACTGTCGATGGGCTCGAGCTTCTCGATTCCCTTCCGCCTTACAATCCTGCCAACGTCATGGCGCTGTCTGAACAGTTACAAAGGGAAGGGTATGCTCCCGGGCTCGTGGCGGAGGCACTCACCCAGTCCCGTTTACGTGAGCGGGCCGCAGACAAGTTCGGCCCGTTCGCTCAGCGCATGGTGTTCACCAAGGACGGCCTTGAGCAGGCCACACGGCTGTCCGTCGGCGCCTTTCACGCACAGCGCTTCCTCGAGACCGGCGCCACGCACGTCATCGACTTCGGTGCCGGACTTGGCGCAGATTCGATGGCGTTTGCAGGGCTCGGCCTGCGGGTGACGGCGATTGAGATGGACGACGTCGCCGCAGCCGCAGCCACTCATAACCTGCGTCCTTTTCCGGAGGTCGAGGTCATCCACGCGGACGGATTTAGCGTTGACCTCGCGGCCTTGGATGCTGATGCGATATGGATTGATCCAGCACGCAGGCTAAACGGGAGGCGTCTGAAAAATCCCGCGGATTGGATGCCCTCGCTCCACGACGCCGTCGCGCTCGCCCGTCACTTCCCTGCCGCTGGTATCAAGGTGGGTCCGGGGATTGACTACGCGCAACTGCCCGAGGACGCGCTCGTCGAGTGGATATCGGCCGGCGGCGATCTCGTTGAGGCCGTCATATGGCTCGGCAGCTGCGCTCCGGAGCCGGGTAGGCACGCGCTTGCCGTGGGAGCGACATCAGGCGCGGCACGGTGGGATTCGGGTGTCAGCGACCCGCGCCTGCCAGCAACCCAAGTGATCCCGGACGCGCTCGGGCTTGTCATCTACGAACCGGATCCGGCGATCATCCGCTCCGGGTCTATCGCCACACTATGCGAAAAATATGGGATCTCCCCCGTTGCAGACGGGATCGCCTATCTGACCGGCAATGAGATCATCGATTCGCCGTTCCTCACCAACTTTACGGTTGCCACCACGCTCCCGCTGGAGCCGAAGCCGATTCGCCGGGCGCTGCGCGAGCTGGGAGTCGGGCGTGTGGAGATCAAGAAGCGGGGCACCGATCTCGATCCGGAAAAGTTCCGCAAGAAACTCAAGCTTGACCCCAAACTGCCGGGCGAGATGACACTCATCGCCACGCCAACCATTTCTGGCAAACACCGGGCCATTCTCTGCGAGCGCGCCTAG
- the tsaD gene encoding tRNA (adenosine(37)-N6)-threonylcarbamoyltransferase complex transferase subunit TsaD, producing MLVLGIETSCDETGVALVRDGELLTDVTATSMDEYARFGGIIPEIASRAHLESFVPTLDAALEKAEVELGDVDAIAVTAGPGLVGPLTIGVSAAKALALALGKPLYGVNHIVGHLAVDQLVNGEFPERFIGLVVSGGHSHLLRVGNIATDITELGGTLDDAAGEAFDKVGRLLGLPYPGGPHIDRLSQQGDRYAIGFPRGLSRGKDKVRHQFNYSFSGLKTAVARYVEGCEARGEDIPKADVAASFSYAVVDVLLEKAFNACETFESDTLVIGGGFSANSMLREIAAERAAKYGVTVRIPPIRYCTDNGAMIAALGWSLAREGVDPSPLSVTVNTGLPREQIVLR from the coding sequence GTGTTAGTTCTTGGTATCGAAACCTCATGCGACGAGACGGGCGTCGCCCTCGTCCGCGATGGCGAGCTGCTTACCGACGTCACCGCCACATCGATGGACGAGTATGCGCGATTCGGCGGCATCATCCCTGAGATCGCATCTCGGGCACATCTCGAATCCTTCGTGCCGACTCTGGATGCGGCTCTTGAGAAGGCGGAAGTCGAGCTCGGCGACGTCGACGCGATCGCCGTGACGGCAGGCCCGGGTCTGGTCGGCCCGCTCACCATCGGCGTCTCTGCCGCAAAAGCACTCGCCCTCGCACTGGGAAAGCCGCTGTACGGCGTCAACCACATCGTTGGCCACCTCGCTGTAGATCAGCTAGTCAACGGAGAATTCCCGGAGCGTTTTATCGGGCTCGTGGTCTCCGGCGGGCACTCGCATCTTCTGCGAGTGGGCAACATTGCCACCGACATCACGGAACTTGGCGGCACACTCGACGACGCCGCTGGTGAAGCCTTCGACAAGGTCGGCAGACTCCTTGGCCTGCCATATCCGGGCGGGCCGCACATCGATCGACTCTCCCAGCAGGGCGACCGCTACGCGATCGGATTCCCGCGCGGGCTTTCGCGCGGCAAAGACAAGGTGCGCCACCAGTTCAACTATTCGTTTTCCGGTCTCAAGACGGCTGTGGCCAGGTATGTTGAAGGCTGTGAAGCCCGCGGCGAAGACATTCCAAAGGCCGATGTGGCAGCAAGCTTCTCCTACGCCGTCGTTGACGTGCTCTTAGAAAAAGCATTCAACGCGTGCGAAACTTTCGAATCGGACACGCTCGTGATCGGTGGCGGTTTCTCCGCCAACTCGATGCTTCGGGAAATCGCGGCCGAGCGTGCAGCCAAGTACGGCGTGACCGTGCGGATCCCGCCCATCCGTTACTGCACGGACAACGGTGCGATGATCGCGGCCCTGGGGTGGTCGCTCGCCCGCGAAGGTGTAGACCCCTCGCCGCTTAGCGTCACAGTCAATACCGGGTTGCCGCGCGAACAGATCGTCTTGCGCTAG